CATCCGCGACAAGTCCAAGATTGTGCGCAAGAATGTCCCGCTTGGCCGCCTGCCCGTCATGTTGAAGAGCTCCATCTGCAGACTCGGCGGTGCCAACAACGCGGAGATGTCGCGTATGAATGAGTGTCCCTTGGACCCCGGCGGGTACTTCATCATCAACGGCACGGAAAAGGTCATTCTCATCCAGGAGCAGCTCAGCAAGAACCGTGTCATtgtcgaagccgacgagaagaacaGCGTCATCACGGCCTCCGTCACCAGTTCCACCCATGAGCGCAAGTCCAAGACGTACGTGACGCTCAAGAAGGACCGGATTCTTTTGACGGCCAATATCTTGGTCGAAGGCATccccatcgtcatcatcctgAAGGCCCTGGGCGGTCTGACAGATTACGAAATCATGCAACTCGTTGCTGGCGACAACGGGAAATACCAGGACGAGTTTCTTGTCCAGTTCGAGGAAGCAACCAAGGTCGGCGTCTACACTCAGCAGCAGGCATTGGAATACATCGGCGCGAGAGTCAAGATGGGCAAGAGTAGAGTCCCTTTTGCTGCACAGGTCCGACGCAAccacgtcgaggaggccttGGACGCCTTGGCAAACCTCATCATCGCTCACGTCCCTATTGAGGGTCTGGACTTTTACCCCAAGGCAGTCTACGTTGCGTTCATGACACGACGCGTTCTCATGGCGCAACAAGACCCTAGCCTGGTCGACGACCGTGATTTCGTCGGAAACAAGCGTCTCGAGTTGGCCGGTCAGCTTCTCTCCCTGCTTTTTGAGGATTTGTTCAAACAATTCTGCGGCAACGTCAAGAGCAGCATCGACAAGGTCCTCAAGAAGGATAACCGAGCCGTTCCCCTCGATGCCGTCAATATGATCAGTAACCACGCCAACATGATCGGACAGGGCATTAACCGAGCCATCCAGACGGGCAACTGGACCGTCAAGCGTTTCAATATGAACCGAGCCGGTGTCACGCACGTCCTGAGTCGCCTCAGCTACATCAGCGCCCTCGGTATGATGACGCGAATCAGTTCCCAGTTCGAAAAAACGCGCAAAGTCAGTGGTCCTCGTGCGCTTCAACCATCGCAATGGGGTATGCTGTGTACTTCAGATACGCCCGAAGGTGAAGCCTGCGGTTTGGTCAAGAACTTAGCGCTCATGACACATATCACAACCAACGTCGAGGAAGCACCCGTCAAGAGATGGGTCTTCACCCTGGACGCTGGCGTCGAACCCATCCGAAATTTCTCGGGCGGCGAGATGCACCGCGAGACCTCATACGTCATTCATATCAACGGAACACCTTTTGCACTGACCCGATACCCAAAGCGATTCGCCGGCAAGTTTAGAACGATGCGAAGACGCGGCTGGATCTCCCCTTTCGTCAGCATCCACATCAACAACCATTTCAACGCCGTCCACATCGCAACTGATGAGGGGCGCATTTGCCGACCTTACATTATTGTGAAAAACGGCAAACCCAAGCTCAAAGCTGAGCACCTGCGGCTTCTGCAGCTTGGCAAGGCCACTTTTGACGACTTTTTGACTCATGGCATCGTTGAGTACCTCGATGTCAACGAAGAGAACGACACGCTTGTGGCTCTCTACGAGAAGGACGTCACCCCCCTCACTACCCACATGGAGATCGAGCCCTTCACCGTTCTTGGTGCAGTGGCCGGTCTCATTCCTTTCCCTCACCACAACCAGTCGCCTCGAAACACCTACCAGTGTGCCATGGGTAAGCAAGCCATCGGCGCAATCGCATACAACCAGTTCAACCGCATCGATACCTTGCTGTACACGCTTGTTTACCCGCAGAGGCCAATGGTCATTTCCAAGACGATCCAGCTCGTCAACTACGACAAACTGCCGGCCGGACAGAACGCGACGGTCATTGTCATGTCGTACTCCGGATACGATATTGAGGACGCGCTGGTGCTGAACAAGGCATCCTGCGATCGCGGTTTCGGACGTTGCCAGGTATTCCGCAAATACACGGCCGAGTTGCAAAAGTACCCGAATGGTCGGCGAGAGCGGATCGGAGACCCCGTCAACGACGAAAACGGAAGAACAACCAAGCATGAAGCGCTGGATGATGACGGTCTGGCCATTGTGGGCTACAAGGTCAACTCGGGCGAGGTCATGATCAAGAAGGAGACGCCGCTGGATACGGGATCCACGGGCATCGGCATGGACCGCGGACCCAGCGAGTTCCGCGACTCTTCAATCTCGTACAGGATCGCGGACCCCGCATACATCGACAAGGTCATGGTATCCCACACGGAGAGGGAAACGATGGTGGTCAAGGTTCAAACACGGCAGACAAGAAGACCCGAGCTCGGCGACAAGTTTTCATCCCGTCACGGTCAGAAGGGtgtcgtcggcatcatcgtcGACCAGGAAGATCTGCCGTTCTCGGACACTGGTCTGGTCCCCGATATCATCATGAACCCTCACGGTTTCCCTTCTCGAATGACTGTTGGCAAGCTGCTCGAGTGCTTGACCGGAAAGGCCTCGGTGTTGGATGGACGGAAGGACTACGGTTTCGGCGACGCCTTCCGCTCTCATCCTTTGGAGCAGATGAGCGCTGCGCTGGTCGATCACGGCTTTTCGTGGGAGGGCAAGGACTACTTCACTTCGGGCATCACCGGAGAGCCGTTGGAGGCCTACATTTTCAACGGGCCCATCTACTACCAGCGGCTGAAGCACATGGTCCAAGACAAGATGCACTCTCGTTCCCGGGGTCCCAGGGCCATCCTCACACGCCAACCGACGGAAGGTCGATCCCGCGACGGTGGTCTCCGTCTGGGTGAGATGGAGCGTGATTGTTTGATCGCGTACGGAGCGTCCCAGCTGCTTTTGGAGCGTCTCATGATCAGCTCCGACGGAACGCAAATCGACATTTGTCAGCAGTGCGGTTTGTTCGGTTACAAGGGCTACTGCCACACGTGCAAGAGCACCAGGGAGGTGACACAGATGACGATGCCGTACGCCGCCAAGCTTCTCGTGCAAGAACTCATCAGCATGAACGTCGGCGTGAGGCTGCAGCTTGAGGACGAGTTCCCCCATCCGAGATGACGAGATGGCGCCACGGCATGTATAAGTAGTACCTCGGAGTGTATCACGAGAAAGCCTAGGGTTGTTGGAGTTCAGTGTGAGGGTGGTATGGCTTCTaaagagagagtgtgagagagaaagagagcaagagagaagaaaaagcatAGATAGCATACGAGCAACGTCGATATCATTTTTGCGGGGGTTTTCCGCACGCAAATTGGACATGATTCTGGGACCGCGTTCTCGAATGTTCAGTAGAAGTCGGCCATTTCCTCTGATCCAGACATGGGAAGTGGGGCATCCCCGTTCCGGGCGCGCGGAACCTTCTCCGCACACACCCCGGCGAAAAGGCGCTCGAAGCTGGAGCTTCCCTCCACCCCTCCCTGCGAATTTTGATCCGTCACCCATTGCCCGGTCTTAGCATCATTTCTTTCTCGCCTGTCGCCCAGGTACCTATCTAGCTAGCTTTCACCCTCAACAACGAACACATACAACAACACAACCAACATCGGCTTCCATATCCGCGACATACCAATGCATCGCCCTCGGGTCGGTTTATGATAACCCCGCTGCTGTCCAGGACCTCATGGCCGCTGTGCGCCTCACCGCGTCTCCCggcgcccgcgccgccgccgccgccgcgacgtcCCCGCTGGCCTCTCGGCTGTGGCCCAACGCaaccgccaacgccgccaccgtcctgACCACGATCCCCGCAGCGACAGTcgccgcagcggcggcggtagctGCAGCGACCGCTACCACGACCACAGCAGTCTCGGCAttaccgtcgtcgtcgtcgtcgtcgtcgtcgtcgccgccccagTGGGTCCTTACGCGCGACAGACCGAAGCGCCACGAGCCGCCGAACCGCTACTTCAACCCCTTCAACGCGACCCTTTCCAGCAGCACGGGTGAGAGCCCCGGAAAGAAGCCTGGCGACGAGAACAAAGCCAACCTAGGCAAGAGTGCGTGCTCTACCCaccccctttcttcctcggcatccacGATTCCCATACTGACACGAGGACCACCCCCCCGACAGCTCTGCGCATCCTCCAAGACCACCTTCCGACGGTCCTGCAGTCGCCGCTCCCGCAGGAGATCCTCGCCCCCAACATCTCGCTGCACCTCTTCCCGACGACGCATCCGCACCTGCCGACGGTCTCGGGCCGCGTCGCCTACACGGCCGCCCTCTGGACGTCCCCGATCGCCTGGAACCGGCTGCCGCTCGTCGGCAACGTGCGCCTGTCCATCATCTCGGAGCGTGTGACGAAGCAGCCCCTGCACTTCGCGCCGCTGCACCCCGGCGCCGTCCCCGAGCAGCTGGTCGTGCGGTGGTGCGCGTCCGGCAAGAAGAACGGGGGAGCGGGGCACGCgtctgggtctgggtctgCGCTGTCACCGCCGACGGAGGGCGGCCTCCggacggccgagggcggaGATAATGCGTTTACCGGGCTGTTCGTGTTCCAGTTCGACGCGGAGGGCCGGATCCTGAGCCACACCATCGAGACCGTGCAGGAGGGGGGCGACTGGGAGAagggcgtcggcgccaaGGTCGTCGGGCTGACGGACTGGCTGTTGGGCGGGATGCGGAGGCAAGGAGAGAGCCCGAGCCCGGCGTTCAACAGTCTGGGGAAGAGGTGACGGGGGCCTCATGTCATCCCAAGAAGAGCGAGTTGACGAATGAAAAGGAAATTCGGGCTGGGGAAAACTCGGGAGAGAGGGCGCAACGGGAAACGGCGTTTGGGTGTCGGGCATACCAatttcttccttctttttccACGTCTCATCATCATTATCGgtcgggcgggcgggcggcatTGCAAACCCTCTCCTCTATTCCGTGTAAAATCAGTGTACCATAGCCTACTAATacaacaaaaaaagaaacccccTCACACTGATTACGACTCCAAAACGCCTTGCGAGATGCTGAACCAGGCCTCCTAAAACCCCCTTCCACCCAGCCAAGTTCACGCCGTGGTCCTCCTTgtccccctcttcccctcatcctcctcggcagcatGGGACGCCATGACGTCGGCCAGATCCGCCTCCCGCACCAGAAAGATCTGCGTGTCCGCAAGACTGGAGCTCGTCACGGTCGTACCGAGGACCCAGCCGTTCCAGATCTTGTGCATgatgttgtcgtcggcgcccagcACGAGACAGCCTTTcatgccctcctcgtcgcgcggggtgatggcgacggcgagccggcgggcggcggagaagcGGTCGACGATGTGCCACAGGCACCCGAAGACCTGGTCGGACCCTTGCTCTGAGTAGTGCAGCGCCTCGAAGGAGCAGGCGACGTGgcggacgcgggcggcgtcgcaACGACGCAGAAAGTAGACCACGGGGCTATTGAAGCCGTACTGGTCGTaggcctcgagctcgccagcGAGGTAGAGCGCGTCCAGGCGGAAGTTGAACCAGGcgcgaggcgggcgggcgaTGGGGGTGTCGGAGAGGAGGGCCGAGATCTTCCAGCCGAAGGAGAGCTCGTAGTGCTCGAGGCCCAGGGCGCGGGATTCACGACAGACGAGGAGGATCGCGGGGCACGTCGGGTTGAAtacggtggtggtggtggtggcaggcTCTTCGGGAGTGCACGAcggtgacgaagacgacgacccAAGCGGCGCGGGGACAGAGCGGCGGGCAAAGGCCTCGCGCTGAGCGGGCAGGCGGTCGTCGCGCTCGAAGCAGCAGGCGGTCACGACGCGGGGCACCACGAGGTAGGACCAAATTTTGAGGCGGATCTCCGGGGGCAGGTCCGGGAAACGGTGGAAGCGCGGCAGAGTGAGCGGGACGAGGGcagcggcgcgggcggcgtcgagcccgtcgtcgaAGAGAGAGAACTCGACCCAGAACCGAGCGTCCGAGATGCGCGCGCGCAGGTGGGATTCTTCGTCgggaagcggcggcggaggtgtGGGCCTCGCCGTGTCGGTGGCGGATTCAGCGTCCATGGCGATGGGGTTGACGGCAGGCAACTGGGTCGAGATACAGGCCTTTGCTCCCACGGAGACTAGGTGTAAAATAAACAACGCACTAGGGCGTATGTCTCATATCTATTGTTGCGCAATTCCAAAGCACCGCGCGTCTGCGAGAGACTGCGTGTGtgagagaaggagagaggcGACCcgaggtgagtgagtgaaggTGAATGAGATGACGTTGGAAGAGGGTCCGGCCGCCGGAGCTTGTGACGGCAGCCACCAACAAGACACAGCCCACTTTCCTATTCGGGACATAGAACTTGGCCACCTCTCTCTTCGATGATGCGCGGCGAATGAGCGCGACACTCGTGCATCCAAAATGACGATCCAGGTCGTTTTCAAACAGAGACTCGGTTATTCTTTCTTATTCTCGGTGTATTAGCTCGAGGCCCGTGTTGAGCGTGCGGATGAGCACCAGCACAGAAAGGGAGGCTTGGTATCCAGGCCTCGAAGGGAGTCAACgacttgttgttgttgtatCGGGTCTGTTGATGTTCTACATAATTTTATGGACTGCCGGCCAAACAATTGCCTGGTCCAAGTATCGACAACAGTATCAATTTTCATGGCTCTCAAGGTCCGTGATCCATCCATCTGCCGTCAAGGACTGTCCAGCTCCCATCACCTCTAACAAGATGGGGGAAAACGCAAGGATATGTTGACACTACACCACGAAGCAATTATTCGAAAACGGTCTAAGACTCACTCAATGTCGCTTCTCCGCCCGAATGGTGCTTCCGAGTCGTTATGTTCACTGTGGCATCACGCTTCCGGAACCAGCTGAGGAGGTATACGCCTTCGTAAATGATGTTTTCTCccccgccctcgccatcgtcggtCTTGCTGATGGATATGTTGCCAAGTAACGAGGTAGTGACAGTACACTGTGGACATCACGTTAGCTCCTTCGATCTACCGAGTTTCGGCTATGGTGGAAAACGCACGACAACCATGAAGGGGCAGATGGCAACAAAGGCCCAGACGACGCCCATTTTCGCCTCGTGTGTGACCTGCTGCTGTGTCGCCGCGGGCAGGTTTTTGAGCGTCGTGAAGTCTCGGAGGGGCGAGTTGTTTCCGATGCCCGATACGTTGTTAAAGACGGTCGTCATGACAGTCAAGCCGAACGTTCCGCCAAAGGGGTAGGCGACGGACATGAGAGAGACCACGGCCGCGATGCTCTTGGGGAAGAAGCCGATTCCGTGAAGAGTGCCTGCATGACGTCAGCTATATGCTCATACAGAGAACAATGTGGGCAGTCCTACCGGGCATGACGCGAAGGCCGGTTCCGACACCGGTGAGCGCCATCATCCCGTAAACGGTCGGGTTATGCTCGGTGTAGATAGCCCATGCCAGCAACGCGATGCCGACCATCTCGATGACGGACCCAATGAAGATGGGTGGGAACGTCTTGCGCGGCCACGAGTTGCACATGAAGGTGGACATGTACACACCGACTGGGAGGTTCCTTGTCAGTTTCCTATCCTGAACGAACATCATAAGTTCGCACTCACCACCAAGCCCTGGGGTGAAGTACAGCAGCTGCACACCAGCTCGATCTGCCGACCAAAGCTTCACCATGGTGAAGTATATGTTGCAGAAGTACAGAACCGAGTACATGGCCATTCCCGTGGCAAACGAGGTGTAAAAGAGGAGCCCGATATCTCTGTTGCGGGCCAGCTCCCAGGGGATCATGGCCTTTTGCCACGGGAACTGGCGAGCCAGAGCCTTAGCGGGGGTCATGTGGTACTCCCAGAGGACGAAAAGGGCACTGATCAGGATTCCAAGAATGAGAGTCACGAGAACGGCCGGGCTCTTCCAGGAGTATGTTGCGCCGGCCCACGTCAAGCCAAGGATCAACAGACCGAGGCCAAATAGGAACAGTACCTGCCCGCCAACGTCGATCGTCTGGAGACGCTTTCTTAACGTCGTCCGTCGGCCGGTGTCGGTTGTCTCGTCGAGCTGGGGGATCGGCTGCGGGCCCAGGAGTTCGGACCGGAGGACGAAGTATATGACGAGCATGCTGGCGAACGCGATAGGCAGGTTGATGCCAAAGCACCACCTCCAGGACGAGCCGCTGGTGATGTAGCCTATTCTGGGTCAGTGTCTGCGTCATGAACCAAgtattcttcttcttcttcttcttcttctactacTTCTACTTGTGTCTGACTCACCTCCTAGAACCGGACCGAGTCCCCATCCCAAGACACCGCCAAGTAACGAGAAGACGGACCAGTTTTTGGCATTCTCGCGTAGCGAAACCTTATCGGCGACGATGATACGAACTAGAACGTTCAGCCCGGCGCAAGCCAGGCCTTGGAATGCGCGACCTAGAAGTAGAACGGGGAAGGCGGCTACGGGCGCGCCCGTGCAGAGGGCGCTGCCCACGAGCAGCAACACCAGGCAAGCCTGCATCGAGGCATGGCGCCCGAAGATGTCCGCCATCTGGCCCCAGAAGGGGATGAAGGCCGCGGATGTGAGGTTGAAGGCCGCGATGATCCAGTTGAGCTGGCCCGTCTCGTCTATGAGTCTGTTAGATAGGCTATAGGGCGACACCGCCGGGCATCATGGAAGCTTACGGAAGTCGGACGCAATCCAGGGCAGCGCGCTTGCGATCTATTCAGCATGGTCAGCTGCAGCGCTTCGTACGAGATACGGACGGTCTTACAATGGTGACATCCAGATCCTGGACCACAAAGGGGAGAAGCAAGCCGGCAAAGACCTTGCACCTGTATTGCAGCTGCGCTCGCCGGGTCGACTTGCATTTTGGGCAAGGCCCGAATGTCGAGTCAAAGTGATGGCCGCAGGTTTTCGCGCTCTTCGTCACAGCCGATGTCGCTTGGCAGTTCTTGTTTTGGTAAGCTGCTTCTCCTTCCACTGTTCCGCCGGTCGCCGCCACTTTTGCCTCGGCCGCTGTTGGTTGGAGTGGTTTTGCCGGACCCTTGATCGACCGATAGATCTTCTTACCCAGGTAAATGAGAACCATATTCGTAGAGTAAGTATATAGATCTGATGTAGTTCAAATTCGACGAGGGCTTGATGAGAAATCCAAAACTCTAATAGATATAGATGCGATGGGCTGGCTTGACGGGTTGTTAGCTAGGACTAGGGCTCATGTAGAGTGCACGGAGGCCAGCAGCTCATATATACCCGCGAACAATCTTTTGAACGGGAGCTCCTCGCAAGACTCTGGACCCAGATTCAACCATACCGATCGACAAAGAAGGAAAGGAGTAAGAAAGTTATTTGGTAAGTGGGACGAGGAACGGAGGCACTGACCGGCCTGTCCCGAGCACGCACGCAACATGGAGGTGAGCAAGGGCCAACCGCAAGCCCCGGGCTACAGGCACAGCTTGGAGGAGGTCTCATGCTAGTCAACGATTGGAGATGTCGCGAGGGGCGTGGTGGAACGCGCATCTACATAGTTGtttgcttttct
This genomic interval from Colletotrichum higginsianum IMI 349063 chromosome 9, whole genome shotgun sequence contains the following:
- a CDS encoding DNA-directed RNA polymerase — its product is MQDDGFEALLEPFYNGKKLTDPISTKEDKFQLLPAFLKVKGLVKQHIDSYNFFVENEIKEIVRANRIIRSDVNSSFWLEFTDIRVERPSRVDFNDIRAQNEVSPMECRLRDMTYAAPIMVDIAYIRDKSKIVRKNVPLGRLPVMLKSSICRLGGANNAEMSRMNECPLDPGGYFIINGTEKVILIQEQLSKNRVIVEADEKNSVITASVTSSTHERKSKTYVTLKKDRILLTANILVEGIPIVIILKALGGLTDYEIMQLVAGDNGKYQDEFLVQFEEATKVGVYTQQQALEYIGARVKMGKSRVPFAAQVRRNHVEEALDALANLIIAHVPIEGLDFYPKAVYVAFMTRRVLMAQQDPSLVDDRDFVGNKRLELAGQLLSLLFEDLFKQFCGNVKSSIDKVLKKDNRAVPLDAVNMISNHANMIGQGINRAIQTGNWTVKRFNMNRAGVTHVLSRLSYISALGMMTRISSQFEKTRKVSGPRALQPSQWGMLCTSDTPEGEACGLVKNLALMTHITTNVEEAPVKRWVFTLDAGVEPIRNFSGGEMHRETSYVIHINGTPFALTRYPKRFAGKFRTMRRRGWISPFVSIHINNHFNAVHIATDEGRICRPYIIVKNGKPKLKAEHLRLLQLGKATFDDFLTHGIVEYLDVNEENDTLVALYEKDVTPLTTHMEIEPFTVLGAVAGLIPFPHHNQSPRNTYQCAMGKQAIGAIAYNQFNRIDTLLYTLVYPQRPMVISKTIQLVNYDKLPAGQNATVIVMSYSGYDIEDALVLNKASCDRGFGRCQVFRKYTAELQKYPNGRRERIGDPVNDENGRTTKHEALDDDGLAIVGYKVNSGEVMIKKETPLDTGSTGIGMDRGPSEFRDSSISYRIADPAYIDKVMVSHTERETMVVKVQTRQTRRPELGDKFSSRHGQKGVVGIIVDQEDLPFSDTGLVPDIIMNPHGFPSRMTVGKLLECLTGKASVLDGRKDYGFGDAFRSHPLEQMSAALVDHGFSWEGKDYFTSGITGEPLEAYIFNGPIYYQRLKHMVQDKMHSRSRGPRAILTRQPTEGRSRDGGLRLGEMERDCLIAYGASQLLLERLMISSDGTQIDICQQCGLFGYKGYCHTCKSTREVTQMTMPYAAKLLVQELISMNVGVRLQLEDEFPHPR
- a CDS encoding DNA-directed RNA polymerase produces the protein MAAVRLTASPGARAAAAAATSPLASRLWPNATANAATVLTTIPAATVAAAAAVAAATATTTTAVSALPSSSSSSSSSPPQWVLTRDRPKRHEPPNRYFNPFNATLSSSTGESPGKKPGDENKANLGKTLRILQDHLPTVLQSPLPQEILAPNISLHLFPTTHPHLPTVSGRVAYTAALWTSPIAWNRLPLVGNVRLSIISERVTKQPLHFAPLHPGAVPEQLVVRWCASGKKNGGAGHASGSGSALSPPTEGGLRTAEGGDNAFTGLFVFQFDAEGRILSHTIETVQEGGDWEKGVGAKVVGLTDWLLGGMRRQGESPSPAFNSLGKR
- a CDS encoding Major facilitator superfamily transporter, producing the protein MVLIYLGKKIYRSIKGPAKPLQPTAAEAKVAATGGTVEGEAAYQNKNCQATSAVTKSAKTCGHHFDSTFGPCPKCKSTRRAQLQYRCKVFAGLLLPFVVQDLDVTIIASALPWIASDFHETGQLNWIIAAFNLTSAAFIPFWGQMADIFGRHASMQACLVLLLVGSALCTGAPVAAFPVLLLGRAFQGLACAGLNVLVRIIVADKVSLRENAKNWSVFSLLGGVLGWGLGPVLGGYITSGSSWRWCFGINLPIAFASMLVIYFVLRSELLGPQPIPQLDETTDTGRRTTLRKRLQTIDVGGQVLFLFGLGLLILGLTWAGATYSWKSPAVLVTLILGILISALFVLWEYHMTPAKALARQFPWQKAMIPWELARNRDIGLLFYTSFATGMAMYSVLYFCNIYFTMVKLWSADRAGVQLLYFTPGLGGECELMMFVQDRKLTRNLPVGVYMSTFMCNSWPRKTFPPIFIGSVIEMVGIALLAWAIYTEHNPTVYGMMALTGVGTGLRVMPGTLHGIGFFPKSIAAVVSLMSVAYPFGGTFGLTVMTTVFNNVSGIGNNSPLRDFTTLKNLPAATQQQVTHEAKMGVVWAFVAICPFMVVCTVTTSLLGNISISKTDDGEGGGENIIYEGVYLLSWFRKRDATVNITTRKHHSGGEATLSES